Proteins encoded together in one Triticum dicoccoides isolate Atlit2015 ecotype Zavitan chromosome 7B, WEW_v2.0, whole genome shotgun sequence window:
- the LOC119341329 gene encoding dirigent protein 5-like, whose product MASPFGVLVCLLIVLPQILAISSPIDEIAPLKTCQFPCMTEVNLHLFLHQFVDGPNNPNRNEETLLQASFPFGFGTTIVHDWTLTETTNSRDTVVARVQGVHVQAGLTKPNRWYTTHNIEFQQGRFAGSTFQVMGITAGLESGQWSIVGGTGQFIMAQGIISFTNHPASTFEDGIKELNIRVRFTRDITQAA is encoded by the exons ATGGCTAGTCCATTCGGTGTCTTGGTTTGTCTACTCATAGTGCTACCACAAATCCTTGCTATTTCTAGCCCCATCGACGAGATTGCACCTCTTAAGACATGTCAGTTCCCTTGTATGACCGAGGTTAACTTGCACTTGTTCTTGCACCAATTCGTCGACGGGCCAAACAACCCAAATCGCAATGAGGAAACCTTACTCCAAGCAAGTTTTCCTTTTGGGTTTGGGACGACGATAGTCCATGACTGGACTCTTACCGAGACAACAAATTCCAGAGACACGGTTGTTGCACGTGTACAAGGTGTGCATGTCCAGGCTGGTTTAACCAAGCCTAACAGATGGTACACGACTCATAACATAGAGTTTCAGCAAGGAAG GTTTGCGGGGTCCACCTTTCAAGTGATGGGTATAACCGCAGGTTTGGAAAGTGGGCAGTGGTCTATTGTCGGTGGAACTGGTCAATTCATTATGGCACAGGGTATAATAAGTTTCACAAATCATCCGGCCTCTACTTTTGAAGATGGTATTAAAGAACTCAATATTCGTGTACGCTTCACAAGGGATATTACACAAGCC GCTTGA